One region of Vigna angularis cultivar LongXiaoDou No.4 chromosome 10, ASM1680809v1, whole genome shotgun sequence genomic DNA includes:
- the LOC108323499 gene encoding GTP-binding protein ERG produces the protein MKALRTLRRTLYFPASHAPTPLFFSAQPQPQPRPDDPTTSADSDSVFDSSHYALDTDPGPKLGPTWDDKYRARADRVVFGEEGPKGKLRLKEEQDEMRRRILAKALLEAAVENEEEDEEVEGAKGMVKEEEQKSLSVGIIGAPNAGKSALTNFMVGTKVAAVSRKTNTTTHEIVGVLTKGDTQICFFDTPGLMLNIAGFPYRDVKVRVESAWSSVNLYEVLIVIFDVHRHITRPDQRVIQLIKRMGTRSVLNQRRILCMNKIDLVEKKKDLLKVAEEFKDLPGYERHFMISGLKGAGVKDLTQYLMEQAVQRPWEEDPLSMSEEVMKMIAVEVVRERLLDHVHQEIPYDIEHRLIDWKELRDGSLRIEQHFITNKLSQRKIIVGKNGSKIGRIGIEANEELRSIFKRQVHLILKVSHKK, from the exons ATGAAAGCCTTGAGAACCCTAAGAAGGACCCTCTATTTCCCCGCCTCTCACGCTCCCACCCCTCTTTTCTTCTCCGCCCAACCGCAGCCTCAGCCTCGCCCCGACGACCCCACCACCTCCGCGGACTCCGACTCCGTCTTCGACAGCTCCCACTATGCCCTCGACACGGACCCCGGGCCCAAGCTCGGGCCCACGTGGGACGACAAGTACCGGGCCCGCGCGGACCGGGTGGTGTTTGGAGAAGAGGGCCCGAAGGGGAAACTGCGGCTGAAGGAGGAGCAAGATGAGATGAGGAGAAGGATTCTAGCCAAGGCCTTGCTCGAAGCCGCGGTGGAAAACGAGGAGGAAGATGAGGAAGTAGAAGGAGCGAAAGGCATGGTGAAGGAGGAAGAGCAAAAATCGTTGTCCGTGGGAATCATTGGCGCTCCCAACGCTGGCAAGTCTGCGCTAACTAATTTTATG GTTGGGACAAAGGTAGCAGCAGTTTCACGGAAGACAAATACCACAACTCATGAAATTGTGGGAGTATTGACAAAAGGAGACACCCAAATT TGTTTTTTTGATACACCAGGGCTCATGTTGAATATCGCTGGATTTCCTTATAGGGATGTCAAAGTCCGTGTTGAAAGTGCTTGGAGTTCTGTCAATCTCTATGAAGTGCTCATAGTCATTTTTGATGTTCATAGACATATTACCAG GCCTGATCAAAGAGTGATACAATTAATTAAACGAATGGGAACTCGATCGGTTCTAAATCAAAGGCGAATTTTGTGTATGAATAAGATTGATTTagtagagaaaaagaaagacttGTTGAAGGTTGCTGAAGAGTTCAAAGATCTTCCTGGATATGAAAG gcATTTCATGATATCAGGATTGAAGGGGGCTGGTGTAAAAGATTTGACTCAGTACTTGATGGAGCAG GCCGTTCAACGACCCTGGGAAGAGGATCCCCTTAGCATGAGTGAGGAAGTTATGAAGATGATAGCAGTAGAAGTCGTGCGTGAAAGGTTATTGGACCACGTACATCAG GAAATTCCGTATGATATTGAACATCGATTGATTGATTGGAAAGAGTTACGAGATGGTTCTCTTAGGATCGAGCAGCACTTCATCACTAACAAATTAAGCCAACGCAAGATTATTGTGGGGAAGAATGGCTCAAAAATTGG GAGAATAGGAATTGAAGCCAATGAAGAGCTAAGGTCCATTTTCAAAAGGCAAGTGCATCTAATTCTCAAAGTTAGTCATAAAAAGTGA
- the LOC108323502 gene encoding pentatricopeptide repeat-containing protein At1g31430 translates to MKGTYISLLKSCKSMSQLKQIQAHIFSVGLQQDRDILNKLMAFSMDSSLGDFNYANRIFKYIHTPSLFIYNLMIKAFVKRGSFRSALSLFQQLREHGVWPDNYTYPYVLKGIGCIGEVGEGKKVHAFVVKTGLEFDAYVGNSLMDMYAELGLVDGFTQVFEEMPERDTVSWNIMISGYVRCKKFQEAVDVYRRMRKESNEKPNEATVVSSLSACTVLRNLELGKEIHYYIVNELDFTTIMGNALLDMYCKCGHVSVAQQIFDAMTVKNVNCWTSMVNGYVTCGLLDQARDYFERSPSRDIVLWTAMINGYVQFNRFEEAIALFGEMQMRGVRPDNFVVVTLLTGCAESGALEQGKWIHNYIDENRILVDVVVGTALIEMYAKCGCIDIASEIFYGLKEKDTASWTAIICGLAMNGKTSKALELFEAMQVCGFKPDDVTFIAVLSACTHAGLVEEGRKLFHSMSSVYHIEPNLEHYGCFIDLLGRAGLLQEAEELVRMLPDENNEIIVPLYGALLSACRTYSNIDMGERLATALAKVKSSDSTPHTLLASIYASADRWEDVRKVRSKMKDMGIKKVPGYSAIEVDGMWQQRLSHE, encoded by the coding sequence ATGAAGGGCACATACATTTCTCTTCTCAAAAGCTGCAAATCCATGTCCCAATTGAAGCAAATTCAGGCCCACATATTCAGTGTTGGCCTTCAACAAGATAGAGACATCCTTAACAAGCTCATGGCCTTTTCCATGGACTCATCACTAGGGGATTTTAACTATGCAAACAGAATCTTCAAATACATTCATACCCCCTCTTTGTTTATCTATAACCTCATGATCAAGGCCTTTGTGAAAAGGGGTAGCTTTAGGAGTGCCCTTTCTCTGTTTCAGCAACTTAGGGAGCATGGTGTGTGGCCTGATAACTACACCTACCCTTATGTCTTGAAGGGTATTGGTTGCATTGGGGAGGTTGGGGAAGGAAAAAAGGTTCATGCTTTTGTGGTTAAGACTGGCCTTGAGTTTGACGCTTATGTGGGTAACTCGTTGATGGACATGTATGCAGAGTTGGGCCTGGTTGACGGCTTCACGCAGGTGTTTGAGGAAATGCCTGAGAGGGATACGGTTTCTTGGAACATCATGATTTCGGGTTATGTCAGGTGCAAGAAGTTCCAGGAGGCAGTGGATGTTTACCGGCGAATGCGAAAGGAGAGCAATGAAAAGCCTAATGAAGCCACGGTTGTGAGCAGTCTGTCCGCGTGTACGGTGTTGAGAAATTTGGAGCTTGGTAAGGAAATTCACTATTACATTGTGAATGAACTGGATTTTACTACTATAATGGGGAATGCTTTGTTAGACATGTATTGTAAGTGTGGGCATGTGAGCGTCGCCCAGCAGATTTTCGATGCAATGACCGTTAAGAATGTGAATTGTTGGACCAGCATGGTAAACGGGTATGTGACCTGTGGTTTGTTGGATCAAGCTCGAGATTATTTTGAGAGGAGTCCAAGTAGGGATATTGTTCTTTGGACAGCTATGATTAATGGGTATGTGCAGTTTAATCGTTTTGAAGAGGCAATTGCATTGTTTGGGGAGATGCAGATGAGAGGTGTGAGACCGGATAACTTCGTTGTGGTTACTCTTCTTACGGGTTGTGCTGAATCGGGAGCTCTAGAGCAAGGCAAGTGGATTCATAATTACATAGATGAAAACAGAATCCTAGTGGATGTTGTGGTTGGTACTGCCCTTATTGAAATGTATGCTAAATGCGGTTGCATAGATATAGCTTCGGAGATTTTTTATGGATTGAAGGAAAAGGACACTGCCTCATGGACTGCAATTATATGTGGGCTGGCCATGAATGGTAAAACAAGTAAAGCACTTGAGTTATTTGAAGCAATGCAAGTGTGTGGGTTTAAACCTGATGATGTTACCTTCATTGCTGTTTTAAGTGCTTGTACACATGCAGGATTGGTTGAAGAAGGCAGAAAGTTATTTCATTCCATGTCAAGTGTGTATCACATTGAGCCAAATTTAGAGCACTATGGGTGTTTCATTGACCTTCTTGGTCGAGCCGGACTGTTACAAGAGGCAGAAGAGTTGGTAAGAATGTTACCAGATGAAAACAATGAAATAATAGTTCCACTCTATGGAGCTTTGTTAAGTGCCTGCAGAACTTATAGCAATATTGATATGGGTGAAAGGCTTGCTACAGCACTGGCGAAAGTTAAATCAAGCGATTCAACTCCTCACACACTTCTTGCTAGCATTTATGCCTCTGCTGACAGATGGGAAGATGTGAGAAAGGTGAGAAGTAAGATGAAAGATATGGGAATCAAAAAGGTACCAGGATATAGTGCCATTGAGGTGGATGGAATGTGGCAACAGAGGTTGagtcatgagtga
- the LOC108323500 gene encoding zinc finger protein 4, protein MMMMMMTPNLNLEPEEDFKICSQVGSNEFLQETPQDFMDNSSSSCLTKTDPDSGSLSLDLTLKFNHSDEEFKGESHTNFEVGGETHPSALAIPRVFSCNYCRRKFFSSQALGGHQNAHKRERTMAKRALRMGILTERYTSLASLPLHGSSFRSLGLEAHAAIHQEQVQSLRVPEIGPAAKFEKDYFRTPIFVEDDDAGLFWPGSFRKREGRGGFGVNLSHDAHAFNSSTRFVETAPPAQTSATPDLTLRL, encoded by the coding sequence atgatgatgatgatgatgacaccAAACTTGAACCTGGAACCTGAagaagatttcaaaatctgCAGCCAAGTTGGATCAAATGAATTTCTGCAAGAAACACCACAAGATTTTATGGACAACAGCAGCTCCTCCTGTCTTACAAAGACTGATCCTGATTCAGGTTCTCTGTCCCTTGACTTGACCCTCAAATTCAATCACAGTGATGAAGAGTTCAAAGGTGAAAGTCACACCAACTTTGAAGTAGGAGGTGAAACTCATCCCTCAGCACTAGCAATTCCCAGAGTTTTCTCTTGTAACTATTGCCGGAGGAAATTCTTCAGCTCGCAGGCATTAGGTGGCCATCAGAATGCTCACAAAAGGGAGAGGACAATGGCAAAGCGTGCATTGAGAATGGGGATTCTCACTGAAAGGTACACAAGCTTAGCATCTCTGCCTCTGCATGGTTCTTCTTTTCGGTCACTTGGCCTTGAAGCTCATGCTGCAATCCACCAAGAACAAGTGCAGTCACTGAGGGTTCCTGAAATAGGACCTGCTGCAAAATTCGAAAAAGACTATTTTCGGACACCGATCTTCGTGGAAGATGATGATGCTGGTCTGTTTTGGCCTGGCAGCTTCAGAAAGAGAGAAGGAAGGGGTGGTTTTGGTGTTAATCTGAGCCATGATGCACATGCTTTCAATTCAAGTACTAGGTTTGTAGAAACTGCACCTCCGGCACAAACATCTGCAACTCCTGATCTCACTCTGAGGCTCTGA